TCCCCATGTACATCGACATCGTTCCGAATCGCTCGTCCCCGCCCGCCGTGTTGCTGCGCGCAGACCACCGCGCGGGCGGGCGCACCATCAAGCGGACCTTGGCCAATCTGTCCGCACTGCCGCCGGAGGCGGTGGTCGCGCTGCGGGCGGCGCTCAAGGGCGAACGCCTGGTGGGTGCGGCGGACTATTTCGTCGTCGAAAAGTCCCTGCCCTGCGGACATGTCCGCGCCGTGCAAGGAACCATGGAGCGGCTGGCCATGACGGAGTTGATCGCCTCCAAGCCTTGCCGGGAACGCGACCTGGTGCTGGCCATGGTCGCACAGCGCGTGTTGCGGCCCGACTCCAAACTGGCCACGGTGGCGCGGTTCGCCGACACGACCCTTGCCGCCGACTTCGGCGTGCAGGATGCCAACGAGGACGACCTGTACGCGGCCATGGACTGGGTGTTGACGCGCCAGCCGTTCATCGAGAAGAAACTGGCGCAGCGGCATCTGAGCGCCGGCGGCCGTGTCTTCTACGACCTGTCGAGCAGTTCCTACTACGGTTCGCATTGTCCGCTGGCGGCACGGTGCCACAACCGCGACGGGCTGAAACTGCCAGCCATAGCCTACGGTCTGCTGACTGACGACGGCGGCCGGCCGGTGGCCATTTCCGTCTACCCCGGCAATACGGGCGATCCGACAACGGTTCCCGATCAGGTCGACGCCATGCGCAAGCGCTTCGGCATCGGCCGCTTTGTATTGGTGGGCGACCGTGGCATGCTGACGTCTGCGCAGATCGAGAAACTGCGTAACCTGGACGGGTGCGGCTGGATCTCGTGTCTGCGTAGCGGGGACATCCGCAAACTGCTTGAATCGCGCGGGCAAACCGATGCGCCCCTCTTCGATCAGCAGAACCTGGCGGAGATTGCGCATGCCGATTTTCCCGGCGAACGGCTGATCGCCTGCTTCAACCCGTTGCTGGCCATGGACCGGGACCGGACGCGCACCGAACTTCTGGAGGCAACGGAGAAGTGGCTGGCCAAGGTGGCCGCCCATGTGGCCCGCCGCACCGCCAAGCCTCTGAGCGCCGCACAGATCGGCCAGAAGGTCGGCCGAGGCGTCAACCGCTACAAGGTCGCCAAGCATTTTGCTCTGGAAATCGCGGACAACCTGCTGCGCTGGTCGCGCAAGGAAGATTCTATCGCCCGCGAGAAGGCGCTCGATGGAGTCTACATCATTCGCACGCCCGAGTCGGCTGACACCCTGAGCGCAGAAGACGCCGTGCGGGCGTACAAGCAACTGGGCGACGTCGAAAAGGCGTTCCGGACGCTCAAGGGCCTTGATCTGCGTATGCGCCCCATCCACCATCGCATCGAGACTCGGGTTCGCGCTCATATGTTCCTGTGCATGCTGGCGTATTACGTCGAGTGGCATATGCGTGAAGCCTTGGCGCCCCTGTTATTCGTGGAGGAGGATCTGGCGCTGGCCCGCGCGAGGCGTGACCCTGTTGCGCGGGCCATCGCGTCGGACAGCGTGCTGGCCAAGAAGCATACCAAGCACTCGCACGATGGCCTGCCGCTACGGCACTTCAACGGCCTGCTCAGCGTGTTGTCCACGCTATGTTCCAACACCTGCCGTGTCGGGGAAGGCAAGCACGCCGCTCGTTTCCAGCGCCCAACAGAGGCCACGGCGCATCAATGCGAGGCGTTTCGCCTGCTGGGCGTCAAAGCACCCTGAACACGGGTGCGATGTCCCCAGTAAGCGGAACGGGAAAGTGCGCGTCGCTTGAAGTGTATCTTGTTGCTTGACAACAAGATGAGCATGGGCAGAGCATCGCAAAGAGGCTGGAACTTCAGTTTAATGTGCACGGGGGTGATCCTGGCGTTGCCGGTTGTGCTTTCCCGGTGGGTTCGGAAGTCGCAGGCGCGGCGTTCCGCGCCCGGGAGCGTGAACGCCGGCGCCGCATGGGTGGTCGGGTTGACTCAAGCGCTGGCCATTCTTCCCGGTATCTCCCGGTCCGGCTCCACGATCTCCGTGGGGCTGCTATGCGGGCTGGACCGCGAGACGGCCGGCCGGTTCGCGTTTCTACTATCGATTCCGATCATCCTCGGCGCGGCGCTTCATCAAGTGCTGACCACGACAGGTCATCTCGGCGTCGCGCCGGGTGCGTCGCTGGCAGGATTCCTGGCATCGGCCGTGACCGGCTATGTGGCCTTGCGCATCGTCATGCACCTGGTCCGGACCGGCGGTCTGGCCCTCTTCGCCCCCTACTGCTGGCTCATCGGGACGCTGGCGCTGATCTTCGGCTGAACCTGAACCGGAAGATAACCGCCTTGGTCGTTTCGGGCAGACAGCGCAGCCGGCCGGCGCGGCGGCAACCGCCGCCTGTTGTCAGAACGTGTAGGTGACCTTCAGGCTGTAGAGTGCTCGCTCCTTCTTCTCGTACAGGGCTGCCGCGCCATCCTCAATATCCGAGTTCACCAGCAGGGTGTACTGATATGCCGGGGTCACCGTCAGGTAAGGACAGGGGCTCCAGACGAGGGAGACGCCGAAGGTCGCGTCGTTCATGGCGGCCTTGTCTACCCCAAAATCGCTTACTGCCTTTCTTTTCGCCTGACTCGCGCCTTCCTCGCGAACCCCGGGGTTCCCCGTCCGGGCCCATTCGTCCACCTCGGACATCTTGAACTTCCACGCCCGCCCCACCTTGTGGCCGGGCATGGCCCGGTGATCAAGCCAGCGAGACACTGTATCCTTATGCGTAGGGTGTCGCAATGTTGGCGCGCCTCGGCGCCGCAATTACCGTCCTGCGACCTCCCGCTCTATGAGACCGTGGATCTGATGGATTCGGCTCAGCGACTCCGGCAGGGGGCGGTTGCTGAGGATGGAGGCGTAGGAGTCGGCCTCCCGGGGATGAAATCCGTGCAGGCCGGGCATGCGCGTGGCGCCCATGTAGCTGGGCACGATCTGGATGCCGGAGTTCATGAGGAAAATCAGGTTGCCGTACATGCGGTCGTCGAAGAAAACCCCCAGCGCCTTCAGTTCCTCGTCGGGCAGCAGCCGCCCCCGCGGATGCGATCCAAGCAGGCCGGTGAGCGCGGCGCGGGCGCGGTCGTTGAGGGTCCAGAACCGCCCCATGGTGGCGTCATAGAAGGCGACATAGTCCTTTCCGTATTCCAGCCCGAGCCGTTCGACGTCGGCAATGAGGTCGTGGCCGCCGGTGGTGTTGTGCATGCCGTGGTCGGTGAAGACGTACCAGGAGACATTCTCGTAGGACGCTTCGGCGACGGCGATCGTGGCGCGGATTTGCTCGTCGTACCAGCGGAGGAGTTCCGTGATCTCCGTTCCGGAGTTGCCGACGCGGTGCATCAGGGCGTCGAGCCGGCCCAGCGAGACATAGGCGAGGTCAATCGAGCCTGCTTTCAGTTCTCCGCGCAGATCGGTGAATCGCTGGAGGTCGGAGGTTCCGCTGGCATGAACGAAATAGGGCCGGCCCTGTTCGTCGAGGC
The Lentisphaerota bacterium genome window above contains:
- a CDS encoding IS1634 family transposase codes for the protein PMYIDIVPNRSSPPAVLLRADHRAGGRTIKRTLANLSALPPEAVVALRAALKGERLVGAADYFVVEKSLPCGHVRAVQGTMERLAMTELIASKPCRERDLVLAMVAQRVLRPDSKLATVARFADTTLAADFGVQDANEDDLYAAMDWVLTRQPFIEKKLAQRHLSAGGRVFYDLSSSSYYGSHCPLAARCHNRDGLKLPAIAYGLLTDDGGRPVAISVYPGNTGDPTTVPDQVDAMRKRFGIGRFVLVGDRGMLTSAQIEKLRNLDGCGWISCLRSGDIRKLLESRGQTDAPLFDQQNLAEIAHADFPGERLIACFNPLLAMDRDRTRTELLEATEKWLAKVAAHVARRTAKPLSAAQIGQKVGRGVNRYKVAKHFALEIADNLLRWSRKEDSIAREKALDGVYIIRTPESADTLSAEDAVRAYKQLGDVEKAFRTLKGLDLRMRPIHHRIETRVRAHMFLCMLAYYVEWHMREALAPLLFVEEDLALARARRDPVARAIASDSVLAKKHTKHSHDGLPLRHFNGLLSVLSTLCSNTCRVGEGKHAARFQRPTEATAHQCEAFRLLGVKAP
- a CDS encoding undecaprenyl-diphosphate phosphatase, producing the protein MKCILLLDNKMSMGRASQRGWNFSLMCTGVILALPVVLSRWVRKSQARRSAPGSVNAGAAWVVGLTQALAILPGISRSGSTISVGLLCGLDRETAGRFAFLLSIPIILGAALHQVLTTTGHLGVAPGASLAGFLASAVTGYVALRIVMHLVRTGGLALFAPYCWLIGTLALIFG
- a CDS encoding helix-turn-helix domain-containing protein, with translation MRRRGAPTLRHPTHKDTVSRWLDHRAMPGHKVGRAWKFKMSEVDEWARTGNPGVREEGASQAKRKAVSDFGVDKAAMNDATFGVSLVWSPCPYLTVTPAYQYTLLVNSDIEDGAAALYEKKERALYSLKVTYTF